One genomic segment of Canis lupus baileyi chromosome 9, mCanLup2.hap1, whole genome shotgun sequence includes these proteins:
- the CCDC196 gene encoding putative coiled-coil domain-containing protein 196 isoform X4 — protein MASGSNPSGSYLPSKTRYYSSHRCSKIDDNYLKELNEDLKLRKQELLEMLKPLEDKNNLLFQKLMSNLEEKQRSLQIMRQIMAGKGSEESSVVELIKEAEEMKQNLERKNKMLWKEMEMLWNKTFDTEDLGDQQKAPQIKNKADLQDGKVLKTPSLLKKTKNELEICAEKLKEKRKEKQQRKMEWVRYQEQANILQQNLEPKQAYFHLPGSRGTMSNTTTGRAATSKNESKNSCENSGIKDLHRTTRS, from the exons ATGGCAAGTGGTTCAAACCCTTCAGGATCTTACTTGCCCTCAAAAACAAG ATATTATTCTTCTCACAGATGTTCCAAAATAGATGACAACTACTTGAAGGAATTGAATGAGGACTTAAAGCTAAGGAAGCAGGAACTTCTAGAGATGCTAAAACCTCTTGAAGATAAGAACAATCTCTTATTCCAGAAGTTGATGTCTAACttggaggaaaaacaaagaag cCTGCAGATCATGAGGCAGATCATGGCAGGGAAGGGGAGTGAAGAATCCTCAGTGGTGGAGCTCATTAAGGAAGCAGAGGAGATGAAGCAGAATCTG gaaaggaaaaacaagatgctTTGGAAGGAAATGGAGATGCTATGGAACAAG ACATTCGATACAGAAGACCTTGGTGATCAACAAAAAGCACCAcagataaaaaacaaagcagactTGCAGGATGGGAAG GTTCTCAAAACCCCCTCATTACTTAAGAAGACCAAAAATGAACTGGAGATATGTGCAGAGaaactgaaggagaaaagaaag GAAAAGCAACAGAGGAAAATGGAATGGGTCAGGTACCAGGAACAAGCCAACATCCTTCAG CAGAATTTGGAACCAAAGCAAGCATATTTTCATCTTCCTGGGTCCCGAG GTACTATGAGCAATACAACTACAGGCAGAGCAGCTACCAGTAAAAATGAATCGAAGAATTCATGTG AGAATTCTGGAATCAAAGACCTACACAGAACAACAAGGAGCTAA
- the CCDC196 gene encoding putative coiled-coil domain-containing protein 196 isoform X8 — MASGSNPSGSYLPSKTRCSKIDDNYLKELNEDLKLRKQELLEMLKPLEDKNNLLFQKLMSNLEEKQRSLQIMRQIMAGKGSEESSVVELIKEAEEMKQNLERKNKMLWKEMEMLWNKTFDTEDLGDQQKAPQIKNKADLQDGKVLKTPSLLKKTKNELEICAEKLKEKRKEKQQRKMEWVRYQEQANILQNDFNGKAIELRIEALKNYQKANDLKLSLYLQQNLEPKQAYFHLPGSRGTMSNTTTGRAATSKNESKKRILESKTYTEQQGAKGSQFDDIGKRLFFLRSLPDEAVKD, encoded by the exons ATGGCAAGTGGTTCAAACCCTTCAGGATCTTACTTGCCCTCAAAAACAAG ATGTTCCAAAATAGATGACAACTACTTGAAGGAATTGAATGAGGACTTAAAGCTAAGGAAGCAGGAACTTCTAGAGATGCTAAAACCTCTTGAAGATAAGAACAATCTCTTATTCCAGAAGTTGATGTCTAACttggaggaaaaacaaagaag cCTGCAGATCATGAGGCAGATCATGGCAGGGAAGGGGAGTGAAGAATCCTCAGTGGTGGAGCTCATTAAGGAAGCAGAGGAGATGAAGCAGAATCTG gaaaggaaaaacaagatgctTTGGAAGGAAATGGAGATGCTATGGAACAAG ACATTCGATACAGAAGACCTTGGTGATCAACAAAAAGCACCAcagataaaaaacaaagcagactTGCAGGATGGGAAG GTTCTCAAAACCCCCTCATTACTTAAGAAGACCAAAAATGAACTGGAGATATGTGCAGAGaaactgaaggagaaaagaaag GAAAAGCAACAGAGGAAAATGGAATGGGTCAGGTACCAGGAACAAGCCAACATCCTTCAG AATGACTTTAATGGCAAAGCGATTGAGCTGAGAATTGAAGCCTTGAAGAACTACCAGAAGGCCAATGACCTGAAATTATCACTATACTTACAGCAGAATTTGGAACCAAAGCAAGCATATTTTCATCTTCCTGGGTCCCGAG GTACTATGAGCAATACAACTACAGGCAGAGCAGCTACCAGTAAAAATGAATCGAAGA AGAGAATTCTGGAATCAAAGACCTACACAGAACAACAAGGAGCTAAAGGAAGTCAGTTTGATGATATAGGAAAGAGGCTCTTTTTTCTGAGGTCACTGCCAGATGAAGCTGTGAAGGATTAG
- the CCDC196 gene encoding putative coiled-coil domain-containing protein 196 isoform X3: MASGSNPSGSYLPSKTRYYSSHRCSKIDDNYLKELNEDLKLRKQELLEMLKPLEDKNNLLFQKLMSNLEEKQRSLQIMRQIMAGKGSEESSVVELIKEAEEMKQNLERKNKMLWKEMEMLWNKTFDTEDLGDQQKAPQIKNKADLQDGKVLKTPSLLKKTKNELEICAEKLKEKRKEKQQRKMEWVRYQEQANILQNDFNGKAIELRIEALKNYQKANDLKLSLYLQQNLEPKQAYFHLPGSRGSEISKM, from the exons ATGGCAAGTGGTTCAAACCCTTCAGGATCTTACTTGCCCTCAAAAACAAG ATATTATTCTTCTCACAGATGTTCCAAAATAGATGACAACTACTTGAAGGAATTGAATGAGGACTTAAAGCTAAGGAAGCAGGAACTTCTAGAGATGCTAAAACCTCTTGAAGATAAGAACAATCTCTTATTCCAGAAGTTGATGTCTAACttggaggaaaaacaaagaag cCTGCAGATCATGAGGCAGATCATGGCAGGGAAGGGGAGTGAAGAATCCTCAGTGGTGGAGCTCATTAAGGAAGCAGAGGAGATGAAGCAGAATCTG gaaaggaaaaacaagatgctTTGGAAGGAAATGGAGATGCTATGGAACAAG ACATTCGATACAGAAGACCTTGGTGATCAACAAAAAGCACCAcagataaaaaacaaagcagactTGCAGGATGGGAAG GTTCTCAAAACCCCCTCATTACTTAAGAAGACCAAAAATGAACTGGAGATATGTGCAGAGaaactgaaggagaaaagaaag GAAAAGCAACAGAGGAAAATGGAATGGGTCAGGTACCAGGAACAAGCCAACATCCTTCAG AATGACTTTAATGGCAAAGCGATTGAGCTGAGAATTGAAGCCTTGAAGAACTACCAGAAGGCCAATGACCTGAAATTATCACTATACTTACAGCAGAATTTGGAACCAAAGCAAGCATATTTTCATCTTCCTGGGTCCCGAG GAAGTGAGATTAGCAAGATGTAG
- the CCDC196 gene encoding putative coiled-coil domain-containing protein 196 isoform X6 — MASGSNPSGSYLPSKTRYYSSHRCSKIDDNYLKELNEDLKLRKQELLEMLKPLEDKNNLLFQKLMSNLEEKQRSLQIMRQIMAGKGSEESSVVELIKEAEEMKQNLERKNKMLWKEMEMLWNKTFDTEDLGDQQKAPQIKNKADLQDGKVLKTPSLLKKTKNELEICAEKLKEKRKRLFLPPGKATEENGMGQVPGTSQHPSGTMSNTTTGRAATSKNESKNSCENSGIKDLHRTTRS, encoded by the exons ATGGCAAGTGGTTCAAACCCTTCAGGATCTTACTTGCCCTCAAAAACAAG ATATTATTCTTCTCACAGATGTTCCAAAATAGATGACAACTACTTGAAGGAATTGAATGAGGACTTAAAGCTAAGGAAGCAGGAACTTCTAGAGATGCTAAAACCTCTTGAAGATAAGAACAATCTCTTATTCCAGAAGTTGATGTCTAACttggaggaaaaacaaagaag cCTGCAGATCATGAGGCAGATCATGGCAGGGAAGGGGAGTGAAGAATCCTCAGTGGTGGAGCTCATTAAGGAAGCAGAGGAGATGAAGCAGAATCTG gaaaggaaaaacaagatgctTTGGAAGGAAATGGAGATGCTATGGAACAAG ACATTCGATACAGAAGACCTTGGTGATCAACAAAAAGCACCAcagataaaaaacaaagcagactTGCAGGATGGGAAG GTTCTCAAAACCCCCTCATTACTTAAGAAGACCAAAAATGAACTGGAGATATGTGCAGAGaaactgaaggagaaaagaaag AGGCTCTTTCTTCCACCAGGAAAAGCAACAGAGGAAAATGGAATGGGTCAGGTACCAGGAACAAGCCAACATCCTTCAG GTACTATGAGCAATACAACTACAGGCAGAGCAGCTACCAGTAAAAATGAATCGAAGAATTCATGTG AGAATTCTGGAATCAAAGACCTACACAGAACAACAAGGAGCTAA
- the CCDC196 gene encoding putative coiled-coil domain-containing protein 196 isoform X1: MASGSNPSGSYLPSKTRYYSSHRCSKIDDNYLKELNEDLKLRKQELLEMLKPLEDKNNLLFQKLMSNLEEKQRSLQIMRQIMAGKGSEESSVVELIKEAEEMKQNLERKNKMLWKEMEMLWNKTFDTEDLGDQQKAPQIKNKADLQDGKVLKTPSLLKKTKNELEICAEKLKEKRKEKQQRKMEWVRYQEQANILQNDFNGKAIELRIEALKNYQKANDLKLSLYLQQNLEPKQAYFHLPGSRGTMSNTTTGRAATSKNESKNSCENSGIKDLHRTTRS; encoded by the exons ATGGCAAGTGGTTCAAACCCTTCAGGATCTTACTTGCCCTCAAAAACAAG ATATTATTCTTCTCACAGATGTTCCAAAATAGATGACAACTACTTGAAGGAATTGAATGAGGACTTAAAGCTAAGGAAGCAGGAACTTCTAGAGATGCTAAAACCTCTTGAAGATAAGAACAATCTCTTATTCCAGAAGTTGATGTCTAACttggaggaaaaacaaagaag cCTGCAGATCATGAGGCAGATCATGGCAGGGAAGGGGAGTGAAGAATCCTCAGTGGTGGAGCTCATTAAGGAAGCAGAGGAGATGAAGCAGAATCTG gaaaggaaaaacaagatgctTTGGAAGGAAATGGAGATGCTATGGAACAAG ACATTCGATACAGAAGACCTTGGTGATCAACAAAAAGCACCAcagataaaaaacaaagcagactTGCAGGATGGGAAG GTTCTCAAAACCCCCTCATTACTTAAGAAGACCAAAAATGAACTGGAGATATGTGCAGAGaaactgaaggagaaaagaaag GAAAAGCAACAGAGGAAAATGGAATGGGTCAGGTACCAGGAACAAGCCAACATCCTTCAG AATGACTTTAATGGCAAAGCGATTGAGCTGAGAATTGAAGCCTTGAAGAACTACCAGAAGGCCAATGACCTGAAATTATCACTATACTTACAGCAGAATTTGGAACCAAAGCAAGCATATTTTCATCTTCCTGGGTCCCGAG GTACTATGAGCAATACAACTACAGGCAGAGCAGCTACCAGTAAAAATGAATCGAAGAATTCATGTG AGAATTCTGGAATCAAAGACCTACACAGAACAACAAGGAGCTAA
- the CCDC196 gene encoding putative coiled-coil domain-containing protein 196 isoform X7, with amino-acid sequence MASGSNPSGSYLPSKTRYYSSHRCSKIDDNYLKELNEDLKLRKQELLEMLKPLEDKNNLLFQKLMSNLEEKQRSLQIMRQIMAGKGSEESSVVELIKEAEEMKQNLERKNKMLWKEMEMLWNKTFDTEDLGDQQKAPQIKNKADLQDGKVLKTPSLLKKTKNELEICAEKLKEKRKEKQQRKMEWVRYQEQANILQQNLEPKQAYFHLPGSRGTMSNTTTGRAATSKNESKNSCGTQ; translated from the exons ATGGCAAGTGGTTCAAACCCTTCAGGATCTTACTTGCCCTCAAAAACAAG ATATTATTCTTCTCACAGATGTTCCAAAATAGATGACAACTACTTGAAGGAATTGAATGAGGACTTAAAGCTAAGGAAGCAGGAACTTCTAGAGATGCTAAAACCTCTTGAAGATAAGAACAATCTCTTATTCCAGAAGTTGATGTCTAACttggaggaaaaacaaagaag cCTGCAGATCATGAGGCAGATCATGGCAGGGAAGGGGAGTGAAGAATCCTCAGTGGTGGAGCTCATTAAGGAAGCAGAGGAGATGAAGCAGAATCTG gaaaggaaaaacaagatgctTTGGAAGGAAATGGAGATGCTATGGAACAAG ACATTCGATACAGAAGACCTTGGTGATCAACAAAAAGCACCAcagataaaaaacaaagcagactTGCAGGATGGGAAG GTTCTCAAAACCCCCTCATTACTTAAGAAGACCAAAAATGAACTGGAGATATGTGCAGAGaaactgaaggagaaaagaaag GAAAAGCAACAGAGGAAAATGGAATGGGTCAGGTACCAGGAACAAGCCAACATCCTTCAG CAGAATTTGGAACCAAAGCAAGCATATTTTCATCTTCCTGGGTCCCGAG GTACTATGAGCAATACAACTACAGGCAGAGCAGCTACCAGTAAAAATGAATCGAAGAATTCATGTG gcacacagtga
- the CCDC196 gene encoding putative coiled-coil domain-containing protein 196 isoform X2 — translation MASGSNPSGSYLPSKTRYYSSHRCSKIDDNYLKELNEDLKLRKQELLEMLKPLEDKNNLLFQKLMSNLEEKQRSLQIMRQIMAGKGSEESSVVELIKEAEEMKQNLERKNKMLWKEMEMLWNKTFDTEDLGDQQKAPQIKNKADLQDGKVLKTPSLLKKTKNELEICAEKLKEKRKEKQQRKMEWVRYQEQANILQNDFNGKAIELRIEALKNYQKANDLKLSLYLQQNLEPKQAYFHLPGSRGTMSNTTTGRAATSKNESKNSCGTQ, via the exons ATGGCAAGTGGTTCAAACCCTTCAGGATCTTACTTGCCCTCAAAAACAAG ATATTATTCTTCTCACAGATGTTCCAAAATAGATGACAACTACTTGAAGGAATTGAATGAGGACTTAAAGCTAAGGAAGCAGGAACTTCTAGAGATGCTAAAACCTCTTGAAGATAAGAACAATCTCTTATTCCAGAAGTTGATGTCTAACttggaggaaaaacaaagaag cCTGCAGATCATGAGGCAGATCATGGCAGGGAAGGGGAGTGAAGAATCCTCAGTGGTGGAGCTCATTAAGGAAGCAGAGGAGATGAAGCAGAATCTG gaaaggaaaaacaagatgctTTGGAAGGAAATGGAGATGCTATGGAACAAG ACATTCGATACAGAAGACCTTGGTGATCAACAAAAAGCACCAcagataaaaaacaaagcagactTGCAGGATGGGAAG GTTCTCAAAACCCCCTCATTACTTAAGAAGACCAAAAATGAACTGGAGATATGTGCAGAGaaactgaaggagaaaagaaag GAAAAGCAACAGAGGAAAATGGAATGGGTCAGGTACCAGGAACAAGCCAACATCCTTCAG AATGACTTTAATGGCAAAGCGATTGAGCTGAGAATTGAAGCCTTGAAGAACTACCAGAAGGCCAATGACCTGAAATTATCACTATACTTACAGCAGAATTTGGAACCAAAGCAAGCATATTTTCATCTTCCTGGGTCCCGAG GTACTATGAGCAATACAACTACAGGCAGAGCAGCTACCAGTAAAAATGAATCGAAGAATTCATGTG gcacacagtga
- the CCDC196 gene encoding putative coiled-coil domain-containing protein 196 isoform X5 has translation MASGSNPSGSYLPSKTRYYSSHRCSKIDDNYLKELNEDLKLRKQELLEMLKPLEDKNNLLFQKLMSNLEEKQRSLQIMRQIMAGKGSEESSVVELIKEAEEMKQNLERKNKMLWKEMEMLWNKTFDTEDLGDQQKAPQIKNKADLQDGKVLKTPSLLKKTKNELEICAEKLKEKRKEKQQRKMEWVRYQEQANILQNLEPKQAYFHLPGSRGTMSNTTTGRAATSKNESKNSCENSGIKDLHRTTRS, from the exons ATGGCAAGTGGTTCAAACCCTTCAGGATCTTACTTGCCCTCAAAAACAAG ATATTATTCTTCTCACAGATGTTCCAAAATAGATGACAACTACTTGAAGGAATTGAATGAGGACTTAAAGCTAAGGAAGCAGGAACTTCTAGAGATGCTAAAACCTCTTGAAGATAAGAACAATCTCTTATTCCAGAAGTTGATGTCTAACttggaggaaaaacaaagaag cCTGCAGATCATGAGGCAGATCATGGCAGGGAAGGGGAGTGAAGAATCCTCAGTGGTGGAGCTCATTAAGGAAGCAGAGGAGATGAAGCAGAATCTG gaaaggaaaaacaagatgctTTGGAAGGAAATGGAGATGCTATGGAACAAG ACATTCGATACAGAAGACCTTGGTGATCAACAAAAAGCACCAcagataaaaaacaaagcagactTGCAGGATGGGAAG GTTCTCAAAACCCCCTCATTACTTAAGAAGACCAAAAATGAACTGGAGATATGTGCAGAGaaactgaaggagaaaagaaag GAAAAGCAACAGAGGAAAATGGAATGGGTCAGGTACCAGGAACAAGCCAACATCCTTCAG AATTTGGAACCAAAGCAAGCATATTTTCATCTTCCTGGGTCCCGAG GTACTATGAGCAATACAACTACAGGCAGAGCAGCTACCAGTAAAAATGAATCGAAGAATTCATGTG AGAATTCTGGAATCAAAGACCTACACAGAACAACAAGGAGCTAA